Proteins co-encoded in one Populus trichocarpa isolate Nisqually-1 chromosome 10, P.trichocarpa_v4.1, whole genome shotgun sequence genomic window:
- the LOC7468127 gene encoding uncharacterized protein LOC7468127, with protein MTWIENRSLFLPIRQVYHTTTDSWKLLFPDAAASFLWEDFGRPRLLEFLVEGTDSLKSLEYNIDEILEHQPKHAVGHPARALRVTILKEGKMNIVRISDWMPENEPSLITGRRVQPPSPQPSGNVSPQQQLPSSTGCKFHVVLELAGLGTSVTEHTPRRFYTCQSRISF; from the exons ATGACATG GATCGAAAATCGTTCGTTGTTTTTACCCATTCGGCAAGTGTACCACACTACCACCGATTCATGGAAGCTTCTTTTTCCAGATGCAGCCGCTTCTTTCTTATGGGAAGATTTCGGTAGACCAAGATTACTGGAATTTTTAGTTGAAGGGACTGATTCACTGAAATCATTGGAATACAATATTGATGAGATTCTTGAACACCAACCAAAACATGCAGTAGGTCACCCTGCTAGAGCATTACGTGTTACGATTCTGAAGGAAGGCAAAATGAATATCGTTAGGATCAGTGACTGGATGCCAGAAAATGAGCCTTCTTTGATAACAGGTAGAAGAGTCCAACCACCATCACCACAACCTTCTGGAAATGTCTCTCCACAACAGCAGTTGCCATCCTCCACAGGTTGTAAATTTCATGTAGTTCTTGAGCTTGCTGGGCTTGGAACATCTGTTACCGAACACACACCGAGGAGATTTTATACCTGTCAGTCCAGAATCTCCTTTTAG
- the LOC18102624 gene encoding polygalacturonase At1g48100 has product MEIIRGILAICIAVSFLLYNSSNVEGRSRYHKPKNKSSKNPEPPVSPTPYNAPDPQNPTAPSSPSNSPSIPSDPYPNDPGNTSSDYIFNVMDYGAVGDGSTDDTNAFRQAWKEACGVESGVILAPSGYSFMITSTIFSGPCKPGIVFQVDGCLMPPDGPDSWPEKDSTQQWLVFYRLDGMTLTGEGTIEGNGEKWWDLPCKPHRGPNGSTSKGPCVSPALIRFFMSSNLEVSGLKIQNSPQFHMKFDGCEGVLIKKLSISSPKLSPNTDGIHIENTKAVGIYDSFISNGDDCISIGTGCSNVDIDGLTCGPSHGISIGSLGVHNSQACVSNITVRNTIIKESDDGLRIKTWQGGTGCVSDINFENIQMENVRNCIIIDQYYCLSKACQNETSAVYVTGVTYRNIKGTYDVRTPPIHFACSDTVACTNILLSEVELLPEEGELVDDPFCWNAYGTEETVTIPPINCLREGEPEGLREISSYGC; this is encoded by the exons ATGGAGATCATTCGCGGTATTTTAGCCATTTGCATTGCAGTGTCCTTTCTGCTTTATAATTCCAGCAATGTAGAAGGAAGGTCCCGTtaccacaagccaaagaacaaAAGCTCCAAAAATCCAGAGCCCCCTGTTTCTCCAACCCCTTATAATGCCCCAGATCCTCAAAACCCCACTGCCCCTTCATCTCCTTCTAATTCTCCTTCAATCCCTTCAGACCCTTATCCGAACGATCCTGGAAACACAAGTTCAGACTACATTTTCAATGTCATGGATTATGGGGCAGTTGGTGACGGTTCCACTGATGACACTAATGCATTCAGGCAGGCCTGGAAAGAAGCTTGTGGAGTGGAATCTGGTGTTATTCTGGCTCCTTCAGGTTATTCTTTCATGATCACTTCAACTATTTTCTCAGGTCCATGCAAGCCAGGAATTGTGTTTCAG GTGGATGGGTGCCTAATGCCGCCGGATGGACCGGATTCCTGGCCAGAGAAGGATAGCACGCAGCAATGGCTTGTGTTTTATCGACTTGACGGTATGACTCTCACAGGAGAAGGAACCATTGAAGGAAATGGAGAGAAGTGGTGGGATCTACCCTGCAAACCTCACCGG GGTCCTAATGGATCGACATCAAAAGGACCATGTGTTAGCCCTGCG TTAATTCGGTTCTTCATGAGCTCCAATTTGGAAGTCAGTGGCTTGAAAATCCAAAACAGTCCTCAATTCCATATGAAATTTGATGGCTGTGAAggtgttttgataaaaaaactgtCCATATCTTCTCCTAAACTCAGCCCCAATACTGATGGGATCCACATAGAGAACACCAAGGCTGTTGGCATATACGATTCTTTCATTAGCAATG GTGATGATTGCATATCAATCGGAACAGGATGCTCGAATGTGGATATTGATGGTCTCACTTGTGGTCCCAGTCACGGGATTAG CATTGGAAGCCTAGGAGTACACAATTCCCAGGCATGCGTAAGTAACATAACCGTCcgaaatacaataataaaagaatcaGACGATGGGCTAAGGATCAAGACATGGCAGGGCGGCACGGGTTGTGTATCAGACATAAACTTTGAAAACATCCAAATGGAGAATGTTAGGAACTGCATTATCATAGACCAGTACTACTGCCTATCAAAGGCTTGTCAAAATGAGACCTCAGCTGTCTATGTCACAGGCGTGACATACAGGAACATTAAGGGCACATACGATGTTAGAACCCCACCAATACACTTCGCCTGTAGTGACACAGTAGCCTGCACCAATATACTGCTATCAGAGGTCGAGCTTCTCCCTGAAGAAGGTGAGTTGGTGGATGATCCATTTTGTTGGAATGCTTATGGAACTGAAGAAACAGTGACTATTCCTCCCATAAATTGCTTACGAGAAGGAGAGCCTGAGGGTCTACGAGAGATCTCCTCTTATGGTTGCTAA
- the LOC7485862 gene encoding uncharacterized protein LOC7485862, whose translation MPSLQTALPPELANNVIRLYRECLRRAKYIGHQQHNTELLVNMVRQQFKRNKHETDPEKIQKLKDDAARGLINHILYESERLSGRKASKST comes from the exons ATGCCCTCTTTGCAAACTGCGTTGCCTCCTGAACTAGCCAACAACGTAATTAGA CTTTACCGGGAATGTCTTCGAAGAGCTAAATATATTGGTCATCag CAACATAACACAGAGCTTCTTGTCAATATGGTAAGACAGCAGTTTAAGAGAAACAAACACGAGACGGACCCAGAGAAGATTCAAAAGTTGAAGGACGA TGCAGCAAGGGGACTTATAAATCACATACTCTATGAATCGGAGAGGCTGTCTGGTCGTAAAGCGAGCAAGAGTACTTGA